A DNA window from Camelina sativa cultivar DH55 chromosome 17, Cs, whole genome shotgun sequence contains the following coding sequences:
- the LOC104759588 gene encoding protein argonaute 2-like, with amino-acid sequence MERGCYRGGRGDGRGRGGGGRGDGGGGGRGYGGGGGGGDRGRGYGGGDRGRGRGSERGGGNRGQGRGEQQDFRSQSQWGPPSGHGGRGTQFQQPRPQATQVTQAVPQPQVTQPGPPSGYGGRDTQLQQPRPQAAQVTQVSHAGGAARGAWGRKPQVPSDSASPSTSVVVTEPVRVAEVVIPRPSVQVASTDKKEPMKRPDRGGVVAVRRVNLYVNHFRVNFNPDSVIRHYDVEIKGDNPTKKISRFELAMVRDKVLTDNPGEFPFAMTAYDGQKNIFSAAELPTGSFKVEFPATEEMRGRSYTFTINQVNALKLRDLKEYMTGSTSLNPRDVLQGMDVVMKEHPSKCMITVGKSFFTRETEPDEDFGFGVAPAKGYRHTLKPTAQGLSLCLDYSVLAFRKAMSVIEYLKLYFNWSDMRQFRNCRRDVERELTGLKVTVNHRKNKQKLTIVGLSMKDTKDIKFDLIDQEGNEPPRKTTIVEYFRIKYGRDIEHNDIPCLDLGKNGRENLVPMEFCDLVEGQIYPKDDLDKDSALWLKKLSLVNPQQRQKNIDKMIKSRNGPSGYVYKFVXLDFTASERFNKMPNDFVDALMERCWKLGMQMEPPIVYKTSRMDTLSNCNALEELLRSVIEEASRKHGGARPTLVLCAMSGRADGYKTLKWVAETKLGLVTQCFLTGSATRGGRISDQYLANLALKMNAKVGGSNVELMDNTFSFFQKGDEVMFIGADVNHPAARDKMSPSIVAVVGTLNWPAANRYAARVIAQPHRKEEIQGFGDACLELVKAHVKSTGKRPNKIVIFRDGVSDGQFDMVLNVELLDVKLTFEKNNYNPKITVIVAQKRHQTRFFPATSNDGSDKGNVPSGTVVDTKVIHPYEYDFYLCSHHGGIGTSKPTHYYTLWDELGFTSDQVQKLIFEMCFTFTRCTKPVSLVPPVYYADMVAYRGRIYHEASSRERNIRQPRGASTSAASLASSLSSLTIEDKAIFKLHTELENVMFFV; translated from the exons ATGGAGCGAGGTTGTTACCGAGGTGGTCGTGGTGATGGCCGTGGCAGAGGCGGCGGAGGTcgtggtgatggtggtggtggaggtcgTGGttacggcggaggaggaggtggaggagacCGTGGTCGCGGTTATGGAGGCGGAGATCGCGGTCGTGGTCGCGGCTCAGAGCGAGGCGGCGGGAATCGTGGTCAAGGTCGCGGTGAGCAACAGGATTTCAGaagccagagtcagtggggaccTCCTTCAGGTCACGGTGGCCGGGGGACTCAGTTCCAGCAACCTCGACCACAGGCGACTCAGGTGACACAAGCGGTTCCGCAGCCACAAGTGACACAACCAGGACCTCCGTCAGGGTACGGTGGCCGTGATACTCAGTTGCAACAACCTCGTCCACAGGCGGCTCAGGTGACACAAGTGAGTCATGCTGGGGGCGCCGCTAGGGGCGCTTGGGGTCGTAAGCCACAGGTTCCTTCTGATTCGGCTTCTCCGTCCACCTCCGTCGTGGTTACTGAACCCGTTCGTG TTGCTGAAGTTGTGATTCCAAGACCATCTGTACAAGTTGCGTCTACTGATAAGAAAGAACCAATGAAGCGACCTGATAGAGGCGGTGTTGTGGCTGTGCGGCGTGTTAATCTATATGTCAATCATTTTAGAGTCAACTTCAATCCTGATAGTGTCATAAGACATTATGATGTTGAAATCAAAGGAGATAATCCTACTAAGAAGATATCGAGGTTTGAGCTAGCTATGGTCAGGGACAAGGTGCTCACCGACAATCCCGGCGAGTTTCCCTTTGCTATGACTGCTTATGATGGTCAGAAGAACATTTTCAGCGCGGCTGAACTGCCTACGGGTTCATTCAAGGTGGAGTTCCCTGCAACTGAAGAGATGAGAGGTCGTAGCTATACGTTTACCATCAATCAGGTGAATGCTCTGAAGCTACGTGACTTGAAAGAGTACATGACAGGGAGCACGTCTTTGAATCCGCGTGATGTATTGCAAGGGATGGATGTTGTCATGAAAGAGCATCCTTCCAAGTGTATGATCACAGTTGGTAAAAGCTTTTTCACTCGTGAGACTGAGCCTGATGAAGACTTTGGCTTCGGGGTTGCACCTGCGAAAGGGTATCGTCATACTCTGAAGCCCACGGCACAAGGTTTATCATTGTGCTTGGACTACTCCGTTTTGGCGTTTCGCAAAGCAATGTCAGTCATCGAGTACTTGAAGTTGTACTTTAACTGGTCTGATATGCGTCAGTTCAGGAATTGTAGGCGTGATGTGGAAAGGGAATTGACTGGTTTGAAAGTCACTGTCAATCATCGAAAGAACAAGCAGAAACTCACCATTGTAGGGCTGAGTATGAAAGACACAAAAGACATCAAATTTGATCTTATTGACCAAGAGGGAAACGAGCCGCCAAGAAAAACTACCATTGTTGAGTATTTCAGGATCAAGTATGGAAGAGACATTGAACACAACGATATTCCTTGCTTGGATTTGGGGAAAAATGGTCGGGAAAATTTAGTCCCCATGGAGTTCTGCGACTTGGTTGAAGGTCAGATTTATCCAAAGGATGACTTAGATAAGGATTCGGCGTTGTGGTTAAAGAAGTTGTCACTGGTCAATCCACAACAAAGGCAGAAAAATATAGATAAGATGATAAAGTCTCGTAATGGACCGAGCGGGTATGTGTACAAA tttgtcaaNCTTGACTTCACCGCATCCGAGAGATTTAACAAGATGCCTAATGACTTTGTGGATGCCCTGATGGAACGTTGTTGGAAACTTGGGATGCAGATGGAGCCTCCTATCGTTTACAAAACATCCAGAATGGATACGCTTTCTAATTGTAATGCTCTTGAGGAGTTGCTTCGGTCCGTAATTGAAGAGGCTTCTCGTAAGCATGGCGGGGCTCGTCCTACTCTTGTTCTTTGTGCTATGTCCGGGAGGGCCGATGGCTACAAGACTCTGAAATGGGTAGCAGAAACCAAACTTGGTCTGGTAACTCAGTGTTTCTTGACCGGGTCTGCCACTAGAGGAGGTAGAATTTCTGATCAGTACCTTGCAAATCTTGCCCTCAAGATGAACGCAAAGGTTGGTGGAAGCAACGTCGAGCTGATGGATAatactttctctttcttccaaaAAGGTGATGAGGTCATGTTCATTGGTGCCGATGTCAATCATCCCGCTGCTCGAGACAAGATGAGCCCGTCTATTGTTGCTGTTGTGGGTACTCTAAACTGGCCTGCAGCTAACCGTTATGCAGCTAGAGTCATTGCCCAGCCTCACCGTAAAGAGGAAATACAAGGATTTGGGGATGCTTGCTTGGAGCTTGTCAAAGCTCATGTTAAGTCCACTGGGAAACGACCTAACAAGATTGTGATATTCCGTGATGGTGTCAGCGATGGTCAGTTCGATATGGTTCTCAATGTGGAGTTGCTTGATGTCAAGCTGACTTTTGAGAAGAATAATTACAATCCAAAGATAACGGTCATCGTAGCACAGAAACGTCACCAAACCCGTTTCTTCCCCGCTACAAGCAATGATGGAAGTGATAAGGGCAATGTGCCTTCAG GTACGGTTGTTGATACTAAAGTCATTCACCCGTATGAGTATGATTTCTACCTATGCAGTCACCACGGAGGGATCGGGACAAGCAAACCGACTCATTACTACACTCTTTGGGATGAACTTGGATTCACATCAGATCAGGTTCAGAAGCTCATCTTCGAGATGTGTTTCACTTTCACTCGCTGCACCAAACCCGTCTCTCTTGTTCCTCCGGTTTATTATGCTGACATGGTTGCCTATAGAGGAAGGATTTACCATGAGGCAAGCTCTCGTGAGAGGAACATTAGGCAGCCGAGGGGAGCTTCTACGTCTGCTGCTTCGCTTGCCTCTTCATTATCATCTCTTACAATAGAGGACAAAGCAATTTTCAAGCTGCACACAGAGCTTGAGAATGTTATGTTCTTCGTCTGA